A single region of the Mercenaria mercenaria strain notata chromosome 6, MADL_Memer_1, whole genome shotgun sequence genome encodes:
- the LOC123550584 gene encoding uncharacterized protein LOC123550584 — protein MRKTENSTTWITQNLTKFDHPLLDNIRKDKHTFCNGRFISHNGYFAVLTHVVIDKNQSTSQRRGGENVSEVLNRNKENEFIKTTYGFFKVFCESKPVKTFSPSSGHLKEWEESLEFLELSSDIPSVRTEDMVTFAIVRYDYANLYWVMVDLYDIYFLTTFLGLNPNNIHILIVDAHPVSIPDDIWWILFPKVTRIGQASNTVMFKTLVWGLHRGNSPLLKNGDFNMFPLLEEFKHFVLSKTDPLQNLSDINCNNVTVTIVLRRNYVAHARNPSGRVGRKIFNEQELLKNVSKALKGHTVTGIQLDLLPIDKQIRLASRTDILVGMHGAGLSHVLFVPIHACLIELFPITHSTLSHFEFIARWRKIKYAKWQNKDKSMEIDQDTTKVDTEKVAALVLNAYHQMCP, from the coding sequence ATGCGAAAGACTGAAAACAGTACCACATGGATAACTCAAAATCTAACGAAATTTGACCATCCGTTACTTGATAATATAAGGAAAGATAAGCATACATTCTGTAATGGCAGATTTATTTCTCATAATGGATATTTCGCAGTACTAACACATGTTGTCATTGATAAAAATCAAAGTACCTCTCAGAGACGAGGCGGTGAAAACGTAAGTGAGGTTCTAAATCGGAACAAGGAAAACGAATTTATTAAAACAACATACGGATTTTTCAAAGTGTTTTGCGAATCTAAACCAGTGAAGACATTTTCCCCTAGTAGTGGTCATTTAAAAGAGTGGGAAGaatccttagaatttttagaatTAAGCAGTGATATACCTTCGGTGAGGACAGAGGACATGGTAACATTTGCTATAGTACGTTATGATTATGCTAATTTGTACTGGGTCATGGTAGACTTGTACGATATATACTTTCTGACCACATTTTTGGGTTTAAATCCAAATAACATTCATATTCTGATTGTGGATGCCCATCCAGTGTCCATACCGGATGATATATGGTGGATACTGTTTCCAAAAGTAACAAGAATTGGGCAGGCCAGTAACACAGTTATGTTTAAAACTCTGGTTTGGGGACTACACAGAGGAAATAGTCCTCTGTTAAAGAATGGCGATTTCAATATGTTTCCGCTCTTAGAAGAATTCAAACATTTTGTATTATCAAAGACAGATCCGCTGCAAAATCTGTCAGATATTAATTGTAATAACGTAACGGTAACAATAGTTCTTAGAAGGAATTATGTTGCTCATGCAAGAAATCCATCAGGAAGAGTTGGTCGCAAAATATTCAATGAACAAgaattgttgaaaaatgtttccaAGGCTTTGAAAGGTCACACTGTAACAGGAATTCAGCTAGATCTACTTCCAATTGACAAACAGATTCGATTAGCATCACGCACAGATATTCTTGTTGGCATGCATGGAGCAGGACTGTCGCACGTGTTGTTTGTACCCATCCATGCTTGTTTGATAGAACTTTTTCCAATTACTCATTCAACACTTAGTCACTTTGAATTCATAGCCAGGTGGAGAAAAATAAAATACGCCAAATGgcaaaataaagataaaagtaTGGAAATAGATCAAGACACAACAAAGGTTGATACAGAGAAGGTTGCTGCTTTGGTACTTAACGCATATCACCAAATGTGTCCATGA